Proteins from a genomic interval of Luteibacter pinisoli:
- a CDS encoding APC family permease, translated as MRERNFHRSIGVFSGTAINMTQMCGIGPFITIPLMVAAMGGPQAIVGWIVGALLAMADGLVWAELGAAMPGSGGTYVYLREAFQKRTGKLMPFLFIWTMLLAIPLLMSTGIIGMVEYLQFFFPAMGWWTTHLVGIVATGLVTWLLYRRIESVRLITVALWVIMLISIIGVAAAGFSHFDAHLAFDFPPDAFGPRFFAGLGAGLIIGVYDYLGYNTTAYIGDELRDPGHTMPRSIIISIMAMMVIYLLLNISVLGVAPWQEIARSKSIASLVVERSWGHTAAAVMTTLIIITALASVFTGLLGGSRVPFEAARDKVFLSAFGRLHAKDGFPHVALLTMGVVTAIGTFFDLTEVINMLLTATILVQSLAQVVALIVLRRREPDLNRPYRQWLYPVPCIIALAGWVYVYVSASTLSLLLSGAWILAGLVVFMLWARVNAAWPFAPLESHPSAVRES; from the coding sequence ATGCGCGAACGTAACTTCCATCGATCCATCGGGGTGTTCTCCGGCACCGCCATCAACATGACCCAGATGTGCGGCATCGGGCCGTTCATCACCATCCCGTTGATGGTGGCGGCGATGGGTGGCCCGCAGGCCATCGTCGGGTGGATCGTGGGCGCCCTGCTGGCGATGGCCGATGGGCTGGTCTGGGCCGAGCTCGGTGCGGCGATGCCGGGTTCCGGCGGTACGTACGTGTACCTGCGCGAAGCGTTCCAGAAGCGTACCGGCAAGCTGATGCCGTTCCTGTTCATCTGGACGATGCTGCTTGCCATTCCCCTGCTGATGTCCACCGGCATCATCGGCATGGTGGAGTACCTGCAGTTCTTCTTCCCGGCGATGGGCTGGTGGACGACGCACCTGGTTGGCATCGTGGCGACGGGGTTGGTCACCTGGCTGCTTTACCGCCGCATCGAGTCGGTGCGCCTGATCACGGTGGCCCTGTGGGTAATCATGCTGATCTCGATCATCGGCGTGGCCGCCGCAGGCTTCTCGCACTTTGACGCCCACCTCGCGTTCGATTTCCCGCCGGATGCCTTCGGGCCACGTTTCTTCGCTGGCCTGGGCGCGGGCCTCATCATCGGCGTGTACGACTACCTGGGCTACAACACCACGGCGTACATCGGCGACGAGCTGCGCGATCCGGGGCATACCATGCCCCGCTCCATCATCATCTCGATCATGGCGATGATGGTGATCTACCTGCTGCTCAACATCAGCGTCCTGGGCGTGGCGCCCTGGCAGGAGATCGCCCGCTCCAAGTCCATCGCCTCCCTGGTGGTCGAGCGCAGCTGGGGCCACACGGCGGCCGCCGTGATGACCACGCTCATCATCATCACGGCGCTGGCGTCCGTGTTCACCGGCCTGCTCGGCGGCTCGCGCGTGCCGTTCGAGGCGGCGCGGGACAAGGTGTTCCTCTCGGCGTTCGGCCGCCTGCACGCGAAGGATGGCTTCCCGCATGTCGCCCTGCTCACCATGGGCGTCGTCACCGCCATCGGTACGTTCTTCGACCTGACCGAAGTCATCAACATGCTGCTGACGGCGACCATCCTGGTGCAGTCGCTTGCCCAGGTCGTCGCGCTGATCGTGCTGCGCCGGCGCGAGCCCGACCTCAACCGGCCGTACCGGCAATGGCTGTACCCGGTGCCATGCATCATCGCGCTGGCCGGCTGGGTCTACGTGTACGTCTCCGCGTCCACCTTGTCGCTGCTGCTGTCGGGCGCGTGGATCCTCGCGGGCCTGGTGGTGTTCATGCTCTGGGCGCGGGTGAACGCGGCGTGGCCTTTCGCCCCCCTTGAATCACACCCTTCCGCTGTCCGGGAATCGTAA